In the genome of Bradyrhizobium arachidis, one region contains:
- a CDS encoding MFS transporter, which translates to MTAVATDEAGHGTRALIFALLALACGHMLSTLLRTIPAVSLDLMAADFHIEPQALASLTSVYPFAFAAAQIPVGAAMDRFGVRPVSLSLLAGTVVGAIASGFATGPASFAFGQVLLGVATSGMLMCPMTLAAKQLSAARFGLWSGAILSIGNIGMLLSSSPLAFVVDNYGWRAGFWISALDGIAVALAVFLLVPSQPAEHKDDSSPLSQMIEVLRLGFSRPLRGLIALALVSLATSLVLRGLWGGPWLMDVKGLTRVEAGNQLGAFTLAMIAGPLCIGMIDRRLGRRRALVAGSHMAGALLLTLLALGAPHYPVSALLGLPVMPPQYDLVLFVLVGLATSAQPLLFGMSRQLVDAQTAGKALAAVNLAFFLGAALMQSVTGAVAALAGLPAVLLFMAAMLAFGVLIFLAYTSPSP; encoded by the coding sequence ATGACTGCGGTTGCGACGGATGAAGCGGGACATGGCACCCGCGCGCTGATCTTTGCGCTGCTTGCGCTCGCCTGCGGGCACATGCTCTCGACCTTGCTGCGCACCATCCCGGCGGTCAGCCTCGATCTGATGGCGGCGGATTTTCATATCGAGCCGCAGGCGCTGGCGAGCCTCACCTCGGTCTATCCCTTCGCCTTCGCTGCCGCGCAGATCCCGGTCGGCGCGGCGATGGACCGGTTCGGCGTGCGGCCGGTGTCGCTGAGCCTGCTCGCGGGAACCGTGGTCGGCGCCATCGCGTCGGGCTTTGCGACGGGACCTGCGAGCTTTGCCTTCGGGCAGGTGCTGCTCGGCGTCGCGACCTCGGGCATGCTGATGTGCCCGATGACGCTCGCCGCGAAGCAATTGTCGGCGGCGCGGTTCGGGCTGTGGTCGGGCGCGATCCTCTCGATCGGCAATATCGGCATGCTGCTGTCGTCGAGCCCGCTCGCCTTCGTGGTCGACAATTACGGCTGGCGCGCCGGGTTCTGGATCTCCGCGCTCGATGGTATCGCGGTCGCGCTCGCGGTGTTCCTGCTGGTGCCGAGCCAGCCGGCCGAGCACAAGGACGATTCCTCGCCGCTGTCGCAGATGATCGAGGTGCTCAGGCTCGGCTTCTCGCGGCCCCTGCGCGGCCTGATCGCGCTGGCGCTGGTATCGCTGGCGACCTCGCTGGTGCTGCGCGGGCTGTGGGGCGGGCCGTGGCTGATGGACGTCAAGGGGCTGACGCGGGTCGAGGCGGGCAACCAGCTCGGCGCGTTCACGCTGGCGATGATCGCGGGGCCGCTGTGCATCGGCATGATCGACCGCAGGCTCGGCCGCCGCCGCGCGCTGGTGGCCGGCTCGCATATGGCCGGGGCGCTGCTGCTGACGCTGTTGGCGCTCGGGGCACCGCATTATCCGGTCTCCGCGCTGCTGGGCCTGCCGGTGATGCCGCCGCAATACGATCTCGTGCTGTTCGTGCTCGTCGGGCTTGCGACCTCGGCGCAGCCGCTGCTGTTCGGCATGTCCAGGCAGCTGGTCGATGCGCAAACCGCAGGCAAGGCGCTCGCGGCCGTGAACCTCGCCTTCTTCCTCGGCGCAGCGCTGATGCAGTCGGTCACCGGCGCCGTCGCGGCGCTGGCCGGGCTGCCGGCGGTGCTGCTGTTCATGGCTGCAATGCTGGCATTCGGCGTGCTGATCTTCTTGGCTTACACCTCGCCCAGCCCATAG
- a CDS encoding efflux RND transporter periplasmic adaptor subunit, whose translation MIRRPKLGLTIFGVAAAGAIACGAWYELIGSVKPVEAAAQSASSQAAAKVPVTSFAVKTADFPVYTYGLGVVSPFKTVTVRSRVDGQITKVFFRQGQMVKEGDPLLEIDQRPFIAALEQAVAKKAQDEANLKNDQLNLERFQKLAKQQFETQQNLDAQQALVDQMIAQIKGDQAAIDNAQTNLGYTSIKAPISGRTGFRLVDPGNIVHAADTTGIVTIAQLQPIAVQFTEPEEQLQAIDKAYDSGEVPVEARSSDGTRTLSQGKLVIMDNSVNQATGTISLKARFDNKDNALWPGLSVTTRMLIDTRKDVIVVPQDGVQHGPSGLFAYVIGDNGKVSARPIKVSQSGDANAVVSEGLKVGDRIVVAGQSRLFDGALVDEKPQVASAAAAQANSGTKTGSAD comes from the coding sequence ATGATCAGGCGACCGAAACTCGGCCTCACGATATTTGGAGTCGCCGCGGCAGGCGCGATTGCCTGTGGTGCCTGGTATGAACTCATCGGCAGCGTCAAGCCCGTCGAGGCGGCCGCGCAGAGCGCTTCCAGTCAAGCAGCGGCGAAGGTCCCCGTCACCTCATTCGCAGTGAAGACGGCCGACTTTCCCGTGTACACCTATGGTCTCGGAGTCGTCTCGCCGTTCAAGACGGTGACGGTGAGGAGCCGCGTCGACGGTCAGATCACCAAGGTGTTCTTCAGGCAGGGCCAGATGGTGAAGGAGGGCGACCCGCTGCTGGAGATCGACCAGCGCCCCTTCATCGCGGCGCTCGAGCAGGCGGTCGCGAAGAAGGCCCAGGACGAGGCCAATCTGAAGAACGACCAGTTGAACCTGGAGCGCTTCCAGAAGCTCGCGAAGCAGCAGTTCGAGACCCAGCAGAATCTCGATGCCCAGCAGGCGCTGGTCGATCAGATGATCGCGCAGATCAAGGGCGACCAGGCCGCCATCGACAACGCGCAGACCAATCTCGGCTACACCTCGATCAAGGCGCCGATCAGCGGACGAACCGGCTTCCGCCTGGTCGATCCCGGCAACATCGTGCATGCCGCCGATACCACGGGGATCGTCACCATCGCCCAGCTGCAGCCGATTGCGGTGCAGTTCACCGAGCCCGAGGAGCAATTGCAGGCGATCGACAAGGCCTATGATTCCGGCGAGGTGCCGGTGGAAGCGCGGAGCTCGGACGGAACCAGGACGCTGTCGCAAGGCAAGCTGGTGATCATGGACAATTCCGTGAACCAGGCCACCGGGACCATCAGCCTGAAGGCGCGCTTCGACAACAAGGACAATGCGCTGTGGCCGGGTCTGTCAGTCACCACGCGGATGCTGATCGACACGCGCAAAGACGTCATCGTCGTGCCGCAGGACGGCGTGCAGCACGGGCCGTCAGGCCTGTTCGCCTACGTCATCGGCGACAATGGCAAGGTCAGCGCGCGGCCGATCAAGGTCAGCCAGAGCGGCGATGCAAACGCGGTGGTCTCCGAGGGCCTGAAGGTCGGAGACAGGATCGTGGTCGCCGGGCAGTCGCGCCTGTTCGACGGCGCGCTGGTTGACGAGAAGCCGCAGGTCGCCAGCGCCGCCGCCGCGCAGGCCAACAGTGGAACCAAGACCGGATCGGCTGACTGA
- a CDS encoding efflux RND transporter permease subunit encodes MAGGISAPFIRLPIATSLLMVGIVFVGIIAYPRLPVAPLPEVDFPTIQVSANLPGADPETMASSVAQPLESQFALIPGVSEMTSQSQTSSTQIVLQFDLSRNIDGAGSDVLAAINAASGQLPKNMPTPPTYRKVNPADSPILTLGATSSTLPMTQVSDETYTKLAQAISHISGVGQVSVGGQQAPSIRVQIDPAKLVAKGLSLEDVRAPLSVITVNNPKGTLNGDTRTYTVYANDQFTKADAWNDIVIAYRNGSPVRVGDIGHAVSAPLDNTQYGWVDGKPGVFLVIFKQPGANVIDTVDSVMKQLPHLQAGISPAIKVSVLSDRTQTIRAAVKDVQFTLALTIGLVVMVIFVFLRSVWATIIPSITVPLALLGACALMWMAGYSLDNLSLMALTIAVGFVVDDAIVMLENITRYIEEGESPMAAAFKGAGEIGFTIISISVSLIAVLIPLLLMSGIIGRLFREFSVTLAMTIAVSALVSLTLTPMMASRFLKSHDEEHHGRLYMLSERMFQGLVDGYERGLDLVLRFRFATLMVFFATIALTVYLFVIIPKGFFPQQDTGLITGIVETSQDVSIADMSRHMQEIGAIVLKDPAIDHMAMRMGGSGNTLNDGTMYITLKPRDERTASADQVIRRLQGQTAKVQGARLYLQSAQDVRVGGRASRTQFQFTLQSTDIDQLNAWAPKLLAKMKEMPELRDVASDQQTSGTTLTLSIDRNQAARFGVTPDVIDATLYDAFGQREIATYFTQLSTYYVVLEVLPSLQKNPSTLEQIYLHSPTTGGEVPLSAFTKWTTAPVRPLAINHQGQFPAVTISFNLAPNVALGQATQAIDAIERQMNLPAAITSTFAGTAQAFQQSLSSVPLLIVAALIVVYLILGVLYESYIHPLTILSTLPSAGVGALATLLIFHFDFSLIGLIGLVLLIGIVKKNGIMLVDFAIVAERDQGLSPVEAIRRACLLRFRPILMTTMAAVLGGVPLMLGHGTGSELRQPLGYAMVGGLLVSQVLTLFTTPVVYLYLDRVSQWLSPTRHADGDRQDDGIADDDDLDVVETIDRKKSRVLAAQ; translated from the coding sequence ATGGCTGGCGGCATCTCGGCTCCCTTCATTCGCCTCCCCATCGCGACGTCGCTGCTGATGGTCGGCATCGTCTTCGTCGGCATCATCGCCTATCCGCGATTGCCGGTGGCGCCGCTGCCGGAGGTGGACTTTCCCACCATCCAGGTCTCCGCCAATCTTCCCGGCGCCGACCCCGAGACGATGGCATCCTCGGTGGCGCAGCCGCTCGAATCGCAATTCGCCCTCATTCCCGGCGTCTCGGAGATGACGTCGCAGAGCCAGACCAGCTCGACCCAGATCGTTCTGCAGTTCGACCTCTCTCGCAATATTGACGGTGCCGGCTCCGACGTGCTCGCCGCCATCAATGCGGCGAGCGGGCAATTGCCCAAGAACATGCCGACTCCGCCGACCTACCGGAAGGTCAACCCGGCCGACTCGCCCATTCTCACGCTCGGCGCCACGTCGTCGACGCTGCCGATGACGCAGGTGTCCGACGAGACCTACACCAAGCTCGCGCAGGCCATCAGCCACATAAGCGGCGTCGGCCAGGTCAGTGTCGGTGGACAGCAGGCCCCGTCGATCCGCGTCCAGATCGATCCCGCCAAGCTGGTCGCCAAGGGCCTGTCGCTGGAGGACGTGCGCGCCCCGCTGTCGGTGATCACGGTCAACAATCCCAAGGGCACCCTCAACGGCGACACCCGCACCTACACCGTCTATGCCAACGACCAGTTCACCAAGGCCGACGCCTGGAACGACATCGTCATCGCCTACCGCAACGGCAGTCCCGTCCGTGTCGGCGATATCGGCCATGCCGTCAGCGCGCCGCTGGACAACACCCAGTACGGCTGGGTTGACGGCAAGCCCGGCGTCTTCCTGGTGATCTTCAAGCAGCCCGGCGCCAACGTCATCGACACCGTCGACAGCGTCATGAAGCAGCTGCCGCATCTGCAGGCGGGCATCTCGCCGGCGATCAAGGTCTCGGTGCTGTCGGACCGCACCCAGACGATCCGCGCCGCGGTGAAGGACGTGCAGTTCACGTTGGCGCTGACGATCGGCCTCGTCGTGATGGTGATCTTCGTCTTCCTGCGCAGCGTCTGGGCCACCATCATTCCATCGATCACGGTGCCGCTCGCGCTGCTCGGCGCCTGCGCGCTGATGTGGATGGCCGGCTATAGCCTGGACAATCTCTCCCTGATGGCGCTCACTATCGCGGTCGGCTTCGTGGTCGACGACGCCATCGTGATGCTGGAGAACATCACCCGCTACATCGAGGAGGGCGAGAGTCCGATGGCCGCCGCGTTCAAGGGCGCCGGCGAGATCGGCTTCACGATCATCTCGATCTCGGTTTCGCTGATCGCGGTCCTGATTCCGCTGTTGCTGATGAGCGGCATCATCGGCCGCCTGTTCCGCGAGTTCTCGGTGACGCTGGCGATGACGATCGCCGTTTCGGCCCTGGTGTCGCTGACCTTGACGCCGATGATGGCCTCGCGCTTCCTGAAATCGCACGACGAGGAGCATCACGGCAGGCTCTACATGCTCAGTGAGCGCATGTTCCAGGGCCTCGTGGACGGCTACGAGCGCGGCCTCGACCTCGTGCTGCGCTTCCGCTTCGCCACCTTGATGGTGTTCTTCGCGACCATCGCGCTGACGGTCTATCTGTTCGTTATCATTCCCAAGGGGTTCTTCCCGCAGCAGGATACCGGGCTGATCACCGGCATCGTCGAGACGTCGCAGGACGTGTCGATCGCCGACATGTCGAGGCACATGCAGGAGATCGGCGCGATCGTGCTGAAGGACCCCGCGATCGACCACATGGCGATGCGGATGGGCGGCAGCGGCAATACGCTCAATGACGGCACCATGTACATCACGTTGAAGCCGCGCGATGAGCGCACCGCCTCGGCCGACCAGGTCATCCGGCGCCTGCAGGGCCAGACCGCGAAGGTTCAGGGCGCGCGGCTCTATCTTCAATCGGCGCAGGACGTGCGAGTCGGGGGCCGCGCGTCGCGAACGCAGTTCCAGTTCACACTTCAGTCGACCGACATCGACCAGCTCAACGCATGGGCCCCGAAGCTGCTCGCGAAGATGAAGGAGATGCCCGAGCTGCGCGACGTCGCGTCCGACCAGCAGACGTCCGGCACGACGCTGACACTGTCGATCGACCGCAATCAGGCCGCGCGTTTCGGAGTCACGCCCGACGTGATCGACGCGACCCTGTATGATGCCTTCGGTCAGCGGGAGATCGCGACCTATTTCACCCAATTGTCCACCTATTACGTCGTCCTCGAAGTGCTGCCCTCGCTGCAGAAGAACCCGTCCACGCTGGAGCAAATCTATCTGCATTCCCCGACGACGGGCGGCGAGGTGCCGCTGTCGGCCTTCACCAAATGGACCACGGCGCCGGTGCGCCCGCTCGCCATCAACCACCAGGGCCAATTCCCGGCGGTGACGATCTCCTTCAACCTCGCGCCCAACGTCGCGCTCGGCCAGGCGACGCAGGCGATCGACGCGATCGAGCGGCAGATGAACCTGCCCGCCGCCATCACCTCCACATTTGCCGGAACGGCGCAGGCGTTCCAGCAGTCGCTGTCCTCGGTGCCGCTGCTGATCGTGGCGGCGCTGATCGTGGTCTACCTCATCCTCGGCGTGCTCTACGAAAGCTACATCCACCCGCTGACGATCCTGTCGACCCTGCCGTCCGCCGGCGTCGGCGCGCTGGCGACGCTCCTCATCTTCCACTTCGACTTCAGCCTGATCGGTCTCATCGGCCTCGTCCTGCTGATCGGCATCGTCAAGAAGAACGGCATCATGCTGGTCGACTTTGCGATCGTGGCGGAGCGGGATCAGGGCCTGTCGCCGGTCGAAGCCATTCGCCGGGCCTGCCTCTTGCGCTTCCGACCCATCCTGATGACCACGATGGCGGCCGTGCTCGGCGGCGTGCCGCTGATGCTGGGCCACGGCACCGGCTCGGAGCTCCGTCAGCCGCTCGGCTACGCCATGGTCGGCGGCCTCCTGGTCAGCCAGGTCCTGACGCTGTTCACCACTCCGGTCGTTTATCTCTATCTCGACCGTGTCTCGCAGTGGCTGAGCCCGACGCGTCACGCAGACGGCGATCGCCAGGACGACGGCATTGCGGACGACGACGATCTCGACGTCGTCGAGACGATCGACCGGAAGAAATCCAGGGTCTTGGCGGCGCAGTGA
- a CDS encoding avidin/streptavidin family protein codes for MSWVGSWRNQFGSILRIISDAEGRIEGTFETALEDSGFYGQTVQVTGFHRGNCIGFAAVGSSAAGDRVVTYAGLLRRGKMETAWFVVADQALGAASEGEPAKLKPLNWWRAVTTNVDTFERT; via the coding sequence ATGTCATGGGTCGGCAGTTGGCGAAACCAGTTCGGCTCCATCCTGCGCATCATCAGTGATGCGGAGGGACGCATCGAGGGCACGTTCGAGACCGCGCTGGAAGACAGCGGGTTCTATGGGCAGACGGTGCAGGTCACCGGATTTCATCGCGGCAATTGCATCGGCTTTGCCGCCGTCGGCTCGTCGGCGGCAGGCGACCGCGTCGTGACCTACGCGGGCTTGTTGCGTCGCGGGAAGATGGAGACCGCCTGGTTCGTGGTCGCCGACCAGGCGCTGGGCGCCGCCAGCGAAGGCGAGCCCGCCAAGCTCAAGCCGCTGAACTGGTGGCGCGCCGTGACAACCAATGTCGACACGTTCGAGCGGACGTAG
- a CDS encoding CYTH and CHAD domain-containing protein yields the protein MNAETELKFRLAPRKLSSVLRAANSNGRRGDRSEQALLSTYYDTGKQKLRRHGLTLRVRKVGDRYVQTVKAGGSGTVTRGEWEHEVAGAKPDFKKIKNTPLDDLASKKLPRKLRPVFQTEVHRTTEARRVRKSQIELAVDRGHVAAGRHSRPVAELELELKSGQVADLFRLARNLERKTGAELDLRSKAERGFQLVTGHGAGAQHAEPIALKGELSPRNAFGVIAHSTLRQITANADPVRDMDSEGVHQMRVGLRRLRAAISLFSDILPRAGTERIKAELKWLTGELASAREIDVFLKESIQPIADQGVPKRGARAIAKKFSAERSEAFARAREAVGSARYRRLLIGVIEWIETGQSRAGDDRSIATYAAALLDRRIKKVRKQGKHLDDLDPTQRHKLRIKVKKIRYAVDFFGSLYSDRDRKQLTSLSGSLKQIQSALGSLNDFMAHRELATEAALAAPPANRRAQAFASGFIVGREREAANGLMKDAAKELHRLHRLRVAPGK from the coding sequence ATGAACGCCGAAACGGAACTCAAATTCCGCCTTGCGCCGCGAAAGCTGTCATCCGTCTTGCGCGCCGCTAATTCGAACGGACGGCGTGGCGACCGGTCGGAGCAGGCGCTGTTGTCGACCTATTACGACACGGGCAAGCAGAAGCTCAGGCGACATGGTCTCACGCTCCGCGTCCGCAAGGTTGGCGATCGCTACGTGCAGACCGTGAAGGCGGGCGGCTCCGGAACCGTGACCCGCGGCGAATGGGAACATGAGGTCGCAGGCGCAAAGCCCGACTTCAAGAAGATCAAGAACACGCCTCTCGACGACCTCGCGTCCAAGAAACTTCCGCGCAAGCTGCGGCCGGTGTTTCAGACCGAGGTTCATCGTACGACCGAGGCAAGGCGGGTGCGAAAGAGCCAGATCGAGCTCGCCGTCGACCGCGGCCACGTCGCTGCCGGGCGGCACTCGCGGCCGGTTGCCGAGCTCGAGCTGGAATTGAAGTCCGGACAGGTCGCCGATCTGTTCCGACTGGCGCGCAATCTCGAACGCAAGACGGGCGCCGAGCTCGATCTGCGATCGAAAGCCGAGCGAGGCTTTCAACTCGTCACGGGACACGGCGCAGGCGCGCAGCACGCCGAACCGATCGCGCTGAAAGGCGAGCTCTCGCCGCGCAATGCCTTCGGCGTGATCGCGCATTCGACGCTGCGCCAGATCACGGCGAATGCCGATCCGGTGCGGGACATGGATTCGGAAGGTGTCCACCAGATGCGCGTCGGCCTGCGGCGCTTGCGGGCCGCGATCTCGCTGTTCTCCGACATCCTGCCGCGCGCCGGCACTGAGCGGATCAAGGCCGAGCTCAAATGGCTCACGGGCGAGCTGGCGTCGGCGCGCGAGATCGACGTATTCCTCAAGGAAAGCATTCAGCCGATCGCCGATCAGGGCGTGCCGAAGCGCGGCGCTCGCGCGATCGCCAAGAAGTTTTCCGCGGAACGAAGCGAAGCCTTCGCACGCGCCCGCGAGGCGGTCGGGTCGGCCCGCTACCGCCGCCTGCTGATCGGCGTGATCGAGTGGATCGAGACCGGGCAGTCCCGCGCCGGCGACGACCGGTCGATTGCCACCTATGCCGCGGCATTGCTCGACCGGCGGATCAAGAAGGTACGCAAGCAAGGCAAGCATCTGGACGATCTCGACCCGACGCAGCGCCACAAGCTGCGGATCAAGGTCAAGAAGATCCGCTACGCCGTCGACTTCTTTGGGAGTCTCTACAGCGATCGCGACCGCAAGCAGCTCACCAGCCTCTCCGGCAGCCTGAAGCAGATTCAATCCGCGCTGGGATCGCTCAACGACTTCATGGCGCATCGCGAGCTGGCGACCGAGGCGGCGCTGGCGGCGCCGCCGGCGAACCGCCGCGCCCAGGCGTTCGCATCGGGATTCATCGTCGGCCGCGAGCGCGAGGCGGCGAACGGTTTGATGAAGGACGCCGCAAAAGAACTGCATCGACTGCACCGGCTGCGCGTCGCGCCGGGCAAGTGA
- a CDS encoding response regulator yields the protein MGQSKPIRPTAIVVEDDDIQREMLALLLEESNFDVLQCEDAETAALALKAKHPALIVTDINLVGKMDGVDLAHYAQQQHANVRIIVISGRPLPRPLPDGAKFFTKPIYPTALLAEAARR from the coding sequence ATGGGCCAATCAAAGCCGATCCGCCCGACCGCGATCGTCGTCGAGGACGATGACATTCAGCGCGAAATGCTCGCGCTGCTGCTCGAGGAAAGCAATTTCGACGTCTTGCAATGCGAGGACGCCGAAACCGCGGCGCTGGCACTGAAAGCGAAGCACCCTGCCCTGATCGTCACCGACATCAACCTGGTCGGAAAGATGGATGGCGTCGATCTTGCGCACTACGCACAGCAGCAACACGCCAATGTGCGGATCATCGTGATCTCGGGCCGTCCGCTGCCGCGGCCCCTGCCAGACGGCGCGAAATTCTTCACCAAGCCCATCTACCCGACGGCGCTGCTCGCGGAGGCGGCGCGCCGATAG
- a CDS encoding HGGxSTG domain-containing protein, with product MSHARNTAPMRTSPRCGAQTRDGDTCRAPALRGRPRCRMHGGAAGSGAPFGNSNAVKHGFFTSEAIEERELVRTVLREAERLLRQLPSGFKAIRNFGDTEPEHPTGNGSAAAHLTYDKSVRCNHGPIKADPPDRDRRRGR from the coding sequence ATGAGTCATGCGCGCAACACAGCCCCGATGCGAACGAGCCCGCGTTGCGGGGCGCAAACGCGCGACGGCGACACCTGCCGCGCACCGGCGCTGCGCGGCCGGCCTCGCTGCCGCATGCACGGCGGCGCGGCGGGATCCGGAGCGCCCTTTGGAAACAGTAATGCCGTCAAGCACGGCTTTTTCACCAGCGAAGCCATTGAGGAGCGAGAGCTTGTTCGCACCGTGCTGAGGGAAGCAGAGAGACTGCTCCGCCAACTGCCCTCGGGATTCAAAGCCATCCGCAATTTTGGCGACACGGAACCCGAACACCCAACCGGGAACGGATCCGCCGCTGCGCACTTAACATATGATAAGTCAGTGAGGTGCAACCATGGGCCAATCAAAGCCGATCCGCCCGACCGCGATCGTCGTCGAGGACGATGA
- a CDS encoding Bug family tripartite tricarboxylate transporter substrate binding protein, with amino-acid sequence MQRTLRLLALIAALCASLSSQAFAQKYPTHPAKIMVGFSAGGPVDVVARIVADRLGNKLGQPFVVENRAGANGMIAAEGVARADADGYTILACNSSTITLNKTLFKEARYDPIGDFAPLTTVVSAPLVLVVNPENPKTANINTVADLVAAAKAAPGALAYGSGGNGNLAHLAMELLSQKAGIKLIHVPYRGGAASEVGILAQEVLAVFDPLSAVPLVKAGKLRALAVSSAERLPSLPDVPTVAEAGYPGFDISFWVGFFMPKATPAPILETLHREIVAAAKDPVLQERLETQGVVSVLSPADYAAKIAKETKELAEVVAAANIKAE; translated from the coding sequence ATGCAACGAACGCTTCGCCTGCTGGCGCTCATCGCCGCGCTCTGCGCCTCGCTGTCTTCACAGGCGTTCGCGCAAAAATATCCGACGCATCCGGCCAAGATCATGGTCGGCTTCAGCGCCGGCGGCCCGGTCGATGTCGTCGCGCGCATCGTCGCCGACCGCCTCGGCAACAAGCTCGGACAGCCCTTCGTGGTCGAGAACCGCGCCGGCGCCAACGGCATGATCGCAGCCGAGGGCGTGGCGCGCGCGGATGCGGACGGCTACACGATCCTTGCCTGCAACTCGTCCACCATCACCCTCAACAAGACGCTGTTCAAGGAGGCCCGCTACGATCCGATAGGCGATTTCGCGCCGCTCACCACCGTCGTCTCGGCGCCGCTGGTGCTGGTGGTCAATCCGGAGAATCCCAAGACGGCGAACATCAACACCGTCGCCGATCTCGTCGCAGCCGCAAAGGCCGCGCCCGGCGCGCTCGCTTACGGCTCGGGCGGCAACGGCAACCTCGCCCATCTCGCCATGGAGCTGCTGAGTCAGAAAGCCGGCATCAAGCTGATCCACGTGCCCTATCGCGGTGGGGCGGCGTCCGAGGTCGGCATCCTCGCGCAGGAGGTGCTCGCCGTGTTCGATCCGCTCTCCGCGGTGCCGCTGGTGAAGGCCGGCAAGCTGCGCGCGCTTGCGGTGTCCTCCGCCGAGCGGCTGCCGTCGCTGCCTGACGTGCCGACCGTCGCGGAAGCCGGCTATCCCGGCTTCGACATCTCGTTCTGGGTCGGCTTCTTCATGCCGAAGGCGACGCCCGCGCCGATCCTCGAGACGTTGCACCGTGAGATCGTCGCCGCCGCCAAGGATCCGGTGTTGCAGGAGCGGCTGGAGACGCAAGGCGTCGTCAGCGTGCTGAGCCCGGCCGACTATGCCGCCAAGATTGCGAAGGAGACGAAGGAGCTCGCCGAGGTCGTCGCGGCCGCGAACATCAAGGCGGAGTGA
- a CDS encoding NUDIX domain-containing protein, with product MPTRSAGIVAYRMRSELEVLLVHPGGPFWRNKDLGAWSIPKGEYEDGQDAEEAARREFAEELGVEVAEPLTALGEVKQRGGKIVTAFAIELDVDTHTIRSNTFEIEWPPRSGKRQAFPEIDRAAFFTLEEAAEKMNEGQRPLLERLVRLVGGSD from the coding sequence ATGCCAACGAGAAGCGCCGGGATCGTCGCCTATCGCATGCGATCGGAGCTCGAGGTTCTGCTGGTCCATCCCGGCGGCCCGTTCTGGCGCAACAAGGATCTCGGCGCCTGGTCGATCCCGAAGGGCGAATATGAAGACGGGCAAGATGCCGAGGAAGCTGCGCGGCGCGAATTCGCCGAGGAGCTTGGCGTGGAGGTGGCCGAGCCCCTCACTGCGCTGGGCGAGGTGAAGCAGCGCGGCGGCAAGATCGTCACCGCCTTCGCCATCGAGCTCGATGTCGATACGCACACTATCCGCAGCAACACGTTCGAGATCGAATGGCCGCCGCGCAGCGGCAAGCGGCAGGCGTTTCCCGAGATCGACCGCGCGGCGTTCTTCACGCTCGAGGAAGCGGCCGAGAAGATGAATGAGGGCCAGCGTCCGCTGCTGGAGCGGCTGGTGCGACTGGTCGGCGGCTCGGACTAG
- a CDS encoding lytic transglycosylase domain-containing protein: MRFLVAACAAFLIVMCDVGSTTSRQADNTDNALLKSDRGPSLVPLVELFLSSVQAIELANARAAYEETIAPARTVETVAPAPLSPTEKFCHALREAAEASGIPVPFFARLIWQESRFKSNEVSQAGAQGVAQFMPDTAAEVGLDDPFDPMKALPASAKFLGKLRDDFGNLGLAAAAYNAGPGRIQKWLAKESELPRETRDYVRIITGTSAEDWTARAEALAIRIDLPREAPCEGIGSLSKTRDVAWVPVNLTPSVATIMRKAEQLAARLTANRARKRLALVIRKTTKARSMIAARAAGRSAKARAIRLAARERSSG; the protein is encoded by the coding sequence ATGCGATTTCTCGTCGCGGCTTGCGCTGCGTTCCTGATCGTGATGTGCGACGTCGGCTCGACGACGTCCCGGCAAGCGGACAACACCGACAACGCCCTTCTCAAATCCGATCGCGGGCCCTCTCTGGTTCCCCTCGTCGAGCTCTTCCTTTCCAGCGTGCAGGCCATTGAGCTCGCGAATGCGCGCGCCGCCTATGAGGAGACGATCGCGCCGGCGCGCACGGTCGAAACCGTCGCTCCCGCCCCGCTTTCGCCGACTGAAAAATTCTGCCACGCGCTGCGCGAGGCCGCGGAGGCCAGCGGAATTCCGGTGCCCTTCTTCGCGCGCCTGATCTGGCAGGAGAGCCGCTTCAAATCCAACGAGGTCAGCCAGGCCGGCGCGCAAGGCGTTGCGCAATTCATGCCGGACACGGCCGCCGAGGTCGGGCTCGACGATCCCTTCGATCCGATGAAGGCGCTGCCCGCATCGGCGAAATTCCTGGGCAAGCTGCGCGACGATTTCGGCAATCTCGGTCTTGCCGCAGCCGCCTATAACGCCGGACCCGGCCGCATCCAGAAATGGCTCGCGAAGGAAAGCGAGCTGCCGCGCGAGACGCGCGACTATGTCCGCATCATCACCGGCACCAGCGCCGAAGACTGGACCGCGCGCGCCGAAGCGCTTGCGATCCGGATCGACCTGCCGCGTGAAGCACCTTGTGAAGGCATCGGCAGTCTTTCCAAGACCAGGGATGTCGCCTGGGTTCCGGTGAACCTCACGCCCTCGGTCGCCACCATCATGCGCAAGGCCGAGCAACTGGCAGCGCGTTTGACCGCCAACCGCGCGCGCAAGCGGCTCGCCTTGGTGATCCGGAAGACCACCAAGGCGCGCAGCATGATCGCGGCGCGCGCGGCCGGCAGGAGCGCCAAGGCCCGCGCCATCCGCCTTGCCGCGCGCGAAAGGTCTTCAGGCTGA